DNA sequence from the Callospermophilus lateralis isolate mCalLat2 chromosome 2, mCalLat2.hap1, whole genome shotgun sequence genome:
ATCAGTACTCCAAAACTATAAATATCTATAATAGTGATGAAAGAGTTTGTGGAACAGTACTGACCATACTTCtcgaaaataaaagttaaaaataaagactATCTACTAAGGGGcctacatgatttttaaaaaatgtagttctaaaattaatttctgagaaatggAATTAGTGCAATAAGCAGATTGCATTATGGGGCTGAAGTGTTGTCACAAAATGCAGAAGTGTGTGTAGGAGAGAAAATTGTGAATTGACGCTTAAGTGGATGCTTAAGTACATGCTTAAGCTTAGTAGGTGCATAGGTGCAGAGTGCACTTACCCAAGAGCAAGATTTTTAACCAACTACATAAATTAAGGAAATGATAGAAACTTATGTCAAGAGTAACAAACAACTGTGTGGCCTGAGGAGAGTCATTAATGTacaatgatttgtttatttcctgAAAAACTGTGTCAGACTTCTCCTGTTATCATTCTGATGAGTCTCATGCAGTTGTGAGTAAACCTCCCTGGTGATCATTCTATAAATGACACATCTGCTCAGTGTTGGTTGTCCTGTCTCAAAGCCACACACTGTTACTTGGAATGTGTATAAACTATCATTTCAccccaggccaaaaaaaaaaaaaatctttatttgcaACTTTCCTCCTGTCTTACTATTATAACTGCACTCTCTCTTACTCCTCCAAATGTAAGATTCTTAAACATTCTGTAGTGCTCAATTGGTTTGATGCAACATGATAATTTAATTCTCCTGGAACATGGTAAaattttcatatatgtatttatCTCTGTTTTTTGGTACTTAAAGATTTTTCTGCATTTAGCATTTGTATATCAGTGCTTGcaaattccaaattcatatatcagtGAAAATATCAACATTTATGTATTTGTAAAAATGATTAAAGTTAATCTGGGAAAGGTAAAAAAGATTCCCATGATTTGGTACATGTCAATAAGAATGAGTGGTTCTTCCATCCTCATCCTCAGTGTAGACAGCACTTTCAGGCACTATTTTCATCCTTTCCTGCTACTTTCTTTTCAAGGCAGATTGACTGTAATTGAACCTGACTCTACAGGTGATAGAACAATTTCTATCTCAATATTCACAGGTATGGTAATTACTCCATGACCCACATTGCTTTATAATTTGCTTTCTTTGAAAGTCtgtaaaatttataaattattgaaaaatgtataaattgttattttttcagtttagagGAAACATCCATGAGAAGAACTGTAATATCGGATCCTTGTGATGTCAGCATACAATAAAACCAATGTCCATCCATCAGCCTTCATTCTCATTGGCATTCCTGGGTTGGAGGCCGCTCACATCTGGATCTCCATTCCTTTTTGTTTGGTTTACCTTTTGGATCTACTGGGAAACTCTTCACTTCTGTTTATCATCAAGACAGATCCCAGCCTCCATGAGCCAATGTACCTCTTCCTCTGCATGTTGGCTACTGCTGACTTTGTTGTGTGCACTACAGTTGTCCCCAAACTTCTCAGCCTCTTTTGGTTCCATGATGGAGAGATTCCCTTTGAAGCCTGTCTTACTCAAATGTTTCTGATTCACTCTTGCTCCACCATGGAGTCTGGCTTCCTCCTGGCCATGGCTTTTGACCGCTATGTAGCCATTTGTAATCCACTAAGACACTCAGCTATTCTGACACACCGTGTAATAGGAGGAATAGGTCTAGCTATTGTCCTCCGGGGTACAACACTTCTCAGTCTTCATCCCTTCCTGCTTCGTTGGCTTCCCTACTGCAGAACCAACATAATTTCCCACACCTACTGTGAGTTCATGGCCCTCATCAAGATTGCCTGTGCTGAGACACGAATCCACAGAGCCTACAGCCTCATTGTTGCCTTCCTTACTGGAGGAGTGGACTTCATACTGATCATTTGTTCTTATGTGCTCATACTCCATACTGTCTTCTGCCTTCCATCCAAGGATGCCAGACTAAAGACCCTGGGCACTTGTGTCTCCCATGTCTGTATCATCTTAGTGTTCTATACCCCAGCCTTCTTCTCTTTTCTCACCCACAGATTTGGGCACCAAGTAGCTCCTCATGTCCACATATTTGTGGCTAACATCTATCTTCTTGTCCCACCCATGGTGAATCCCATTATTTATGGAGTAAGGACTAAGAGAATACGAGACAGATTTCttaaattgtttagtttttgaaagCCTCTCTATTGaagaattttaattttgatcaataTCTGAATAAAACACTctgttagctgggcatggtggtgcccacctataatcccagtgccttgggagttgagacaggaggattgtgagctcAAAGTCATGATCAATAAAATAAGACCTAAGCAGCTCAgccagaccctgtttctaaataaaatataaaatagggctggggatgtggctcagtggtcgagtgcccctgagttcaatccctggtatccaaaaacaaacaaaaacaaaaacaaaaaaaagaaattctatgtTATCTGTCTTAGAATGTGTGGTTATTCCTTAAGCTACTCTTTTCACATTCAGATGACTATAAATTTTCTGTGGGAAATGATTTATCCAAAGACAATGTGTTTTGTCACAGATGTTTCAATTATGGAAGCATACCAGTAATGTTCTCCAATTAAATTGTGGCCTTACTCTAAAATGAGAATTGCATCATTCTccttaataataattattttaatataatgaCTATGGCTGGCATGCAGTGTTTATGATATTATCAATTAACATTAATAGCTATGTACTCTAATTGTAGAAACCATTGTCTGAACATATTTAGGGATcaagtttttagaaaaaaaagccaggagtcTGCAAGAATATATAATTG
Encoded proteins:
- the LOC143388546 gene encoding olfactory receptor 52D1-like yields the protein MSAYNKTNVHPSAFILIGIPGLEAAHIWISIPFCLVYLLDLLGNSSLLFIIKTDPSLHEPMYLFLCMLATADFVVCTTVVPKLLSLFWFHDGEIPFEACLTQMFLIHSCSTMESGFLLAMAFDRYVAICNPLRHSAILTHRVIGGIGLAIVLRGTTLLSLHPFLLRWLPYCRTNIISHTYCEFMALIKIACAETRIHRAYSLIVAFLTGGVDFILIICSYVLILHTVFCLPSKDARLKTLGTCVSHVCIILVFYTPAFFSFLTHRFGHQVAPHVHIFVANIYLLVPPMVNPIIYGVRTKRIRDRFLKLFSF